In Myxocyprinus asiaticus isolate MX2 ecotype Aquarium Trade chromosome 8, UBuf_Myxa_2, whole genome shotgun sequence, a single genomic region encodes these proteins:
- the LOC127445318 gene encoding neuronal vesicle trafficking-associated protein 1-like, with amino-acid sequence MVKLGSNLVEKVERQPSVEDGFDNIPLITPLEVSQLQQPFPDKVIVKTTTEYQLKEKKRKLYVPSIKKLNINLYDEMSEKVKLTGLIVITLAFLACLLLLVMYKALWYDQLGCPEGFILQHRHCTPAALEMYYPEQDSRGSLYTAMTHLSQAKRNIPELSSPWLPVINALKEAQRAKEEANHS; translated from the exons ATGGTTAAACTGGGCAGTAACCTGGTAGAGAAGGTGGAAAGACAGCCGTCAGTGGAGGATGGTTTTGACAACATCCCCCTCATCACTCCACTGGAGGTCAGCCAGTTACAGCAGCCTTTCCCTGACAAG GTGATTGTGAAAACCACAACAGAGTATCAGCTGAAGGAGAAGAAGAGGAAGCTGTATGTGCCTAGCATCAAGAAGCTAAACATAAACCTTTATGATGAGATGTCAGAGAAGGTCAAG TTGACTGGGCTGATTGTTATCACCTTGGCGTTCTTGGCTTGCCTGCTGCTGTTGGTCATGTATAAAGCGCTGTGGTACGACCAGCTTGGCTGCCCAGAAGGCTTCATTCTCCAG CACAGACACTGCACACCAGCAGCTCTGGAGATGTACTACCCTGAGCAGGATTCCCGGGGCAGCCTCTACACTGCCATGACCCACCTCAGCCAGGCCAAGAGGAACATCCCAGAGCTGTCTTCTCCCTGGCTCCCCGTCATCAACGCTCTGAAGGAGGCACAGAGGGCCAAGGAGGAGGCAAACCATTCATAA